In one window of Plasmodium berghei ANKA genome assembly, chromosome: 14 DNA:
- a CDS encoding splicing factor 3B subunit 3, putative, with protein sequence MPILYHLTLQKPTAITRTVYGNFSGPKAHEIVVAKGQVLELLRADKQGKLNVITSKDIFGIIRSLEIFRLMGSNKDYIAIGSDSGRLVILKYDDEKNDFIRVHCETYGKSGIRRIIPGEYIAIDPKGRALMLCAIEKQKFVYILNRDNKENLTISSPLEAHKSHSICHAVVGLNVGFENPMFVSIEQNYEALDKQVLNTNEQIMEYPKKGLCFWEMDLGLNHVIKKHTIPIDITAHLLIPLPGGQQGPSGLIVCCENYLVYKKIDHDDIYCSYPRRLEVGEEKNISIVCWTIHRIKTFFFILIQSEYGDLYKIEVNHEDGIVKEIICKYFDTVPIANSICVLKSGALFVAAEFGNHFFYQFSGIGNDSNESMCTSNHPSGKNAIIAFKTQKLKNLYLVDQIYSLSPIVDMKILDAKNSNIPQIYALCGRGPRSSLRILQHGLSIEELANNELPGKPRYIWTIKKDNSSEYDGYIIVSFEGNTLILEIGETVEEVYDSLLLTNVTTIHINLLYDNSFIQVYDTGIRHINGKIVQEWVPPKNKQINAATSNGSQIVISLSGGELIYFEIDESHTLTEIFRKNINVEILCLSIQQIQQNKLRASFLAVGCLDNVVRLLSIEKDQYFKQLSTYILPNNSSPQDICISEMKELGSQKEHTILYLNIGLNTGVLLRSVIDPICGTLSNHYSKYLGAKSVKICHVQVNKNPALLVLSEKTYLCYVYQGKYIYSPLNYDVLEYASSFYSEQCSDGYVAISGNSLRIFRFYRLGEVFSQNILHLTFTPRKIVPLPFPSLFYDNDTSLEIKRIKNIQMLAVIEADHNAYDENTQQEIQKALRDIKLEGKGEAEDELENDEEELLYDRIGTPKAGLGKWGSCIKIINPINLQVIDKISLELEEAALSVCACELEALHCLIVGTTTNMTLKSRNVPSASLRVYTYDINYKLNLLHITPIEDQPYCFCPFNGKVIVSVGNKLRIYALGKKKLLKKCEYKDIPEAIVSIKVSGDRIFASDIRESVLIFFYDSNQNVIRLISDDIIPRWITCSEILDHHTIIAADKFDSVFILRVPEEAKQEEYGIANKCWYGGEVINSSTKNRKMEHIMSFHIGEIVTSLQKVKLSPVSSECIIYSTIMGTIGAFIPYDNKEELELTQHLEIILRTEKHALCGREHIFFRSYYHPVQHVIDGDLCEQFSSLPFEVQRKIGSDLEKTPDEILRKLEDIRNKIL encoded by the exons atgcccatattatatcatttaacTTTGCAAAAACCCACAGCAATTACCCGAACTGTATATGGAAATTTTTCTGGACCCAAAGCACATGAAATAGTAGTTGCAAAAGGCCAAGTATTAGAGTTGTTAAGAGCTGATAAACAAGGTAAATTAAATGTTATAACTTCTAAGGATATATTTGGTATAATTAGAAGCTTAGAAATTTTCCGATTAATGGGAAGTAATAAAGATTACATAGCAATTGGTAGTGATTCAGGACGGTtagtaatattaaaatatgatgatgaaaaaaatgattttattAGGGTGCATTGTGAAACATATGGTAAAAGTGGAATAAGAAGAATTATACCAGGGGAATATATTGCTATAGATCCTAAAGGAAGGGCCTTAATGTTATGTGCTatagaaaaacaaaaatttgtatatatattaaatagagataataaagaaaatttaacTATTAGTAGTCCTTTAGAAGCTCATAAATCACATTCTATTTGTCATGCTGTAGTTGGATTAAATGTTGGTTTTGAAAATCCAATGTTTGTTTCAATAgaacaaaattatgaaGCTTTAGATAAACAAGTTCTTAATACAAATGAACAAATAATGGAATATCCAAAAAAAGGATTATGCTTTTGGGAAATGGATCTTGGATTAAATCAtgtaattaaaaaacatacaATACCTATTGATATTACTGCACATTTATTAATACCTTTACCAGGAGGTCAACAAGGCCCTAGTGGGTTAATTGTTTGTtgtgaaaattatttagtatataaaaaaatagatcatgatgatatatattgttcATATCCAAGACGATTAGAAGTTggtgaagaaaaaaatatatccattGTTTGTTGGACAATCCATAGAAtcaaaacatttttttttattttaatacaaTCTGAATATGGTGATCTATATAAAATAGAGGTTAATCATGAGGATGGTATagtaaaagaaataatttgtaaatattttgacACTGTCCCAATAGCTAACTCTATATGTGTATTAAAATCTGGAGCGTTATTTGTAGCAGCGGAATTTGggaatcattttttttatcaattttcTGGTATTGGTAATGATTCTAATGAGTCTATGTGTACATCTAATCATCCATCAGGAAAAAATGCAATTATAGCATTTAAAacacaaaaattaaaaaatttatactTAGTAGatcaaatatattctttatcCCCAATCGTAGAcatgaaaatattagaTGCAAAAAATTCTAATATTCCACAAATATATGCTTTATGTGGTAGAGGCCCAAGATCATCATTACGAATATTGCAACATGGCTTAAGTATAGAAGAGTTAGCAAATAATGAACTTCCTGGAAAACCTAGATATATATGgacaattaaaaaagataattCAAGTGAATATGATGGATATATTATAGTAAGTTTTGAAGGAAATACACTAATATTAGAAATTGGTGAAACAGTAGAAGAAGTATATGATAGTCTTCTTTTAACAAATGTAACTACAatacatattaatttattatatgataattCTTTTATCCAAGTATATGATACAGGAATACGGCACATCAATGGAAAAATAGTACAAGAATGGGTACcaccaaaaaataaacaaattaatgcAGCCACTTCAAACGGTTCGCAAATTGTAATATCTCTTAGTGGTGGggaattaatttattttgaaatagATGAATCACATACTTTAACTGaaatatttagaaaaaatattaatgttgaaattttatgtttatcaATACAACAAATacaacaaaataaattaagaGCTAGCTTTTTAGCAGTTGGCTGTCTCGATAATGTAGTACGTTTACTTTCAATAGAAAAGGATCAATATTTTAAGCAACTAtctacatatattttaccaAATAATTCATCACCTCAAGATATTTGTATATCTGAAATGAAAGAATTGGGAAGCCAAAAAGAGCAcactattttatatttaaacatCGGATTAAATACAGGTGTACTTTTACGAAGTGTAATAGATCCTATATGTGGAACATTGAGTAATCATTATTCTAAATATTTAGGTGCTAAATCTGTTAAAATTTGTCATGTACaagttaataaaaatccAGCACTTTTAGTATTATCCGAAAAAACGTATCTATGTTATGTATATCAAgggaaatatatttattcccCATTAAATTATGATGTATTAGAATATGCATCATCTTTTTATTCTGAACAATGTTCAGATGGATATGTAGCTATATCTGGAAACAGTTTAAGAATTTTCCGATTTTATAGACTTGGTGAAGTTTTTagtcaaaatattttacatttaaCATTTACCCCGAGAAAAATTGTCCCATTACCATTCccttcattattttatgataatGACACTTCTTtagaaattaaaagaatcaaaaatatacaaatgtTGGCTGTTATAGAAGCAGACCATAATGcatatgatgaaaatactCAACAAGAAATCCAAAAGGCATTACGTGATATTAAGCTTGAAGGAAAAGGAGAGGCAGAAGATGAACtagaaaatgatgaagaaGAATTGTTATATGATCGTATAGGAACTCCCAAAGCTGGTTTAGGCAAATGGGGATCCtgtattaaaattattaaccCAATAAACTTGCAAGTTATAGATAAAATATCGTTAGAATTGGAAGAAGCAGCATTAAGTGTTTGTGCTTGTGAACTTGAAGCATTACATTGTTTAATAGTTGGAACCACTACTAATATGACATTAAAAAGTAGAAATGTCCCATCAGCATCTTTAAGagtatatacatatgatataaattaCAAACTTAATTTGTTACATATTACACCTATTGAAGATCAACCATATTGCTTTTGTCCATTTAATGGAAAAGTTATAGTATCTGttggaaataaattaagAATATATGCActaggaaaaaaaaaattattaaaaaaatgtgaatatAAAGATATTCCAGAAGCAATTGTTTCAATAAAAGTTTCTGGAGACAGAATTTTTGCATCTGACATCAGGGAATCTGTTcttatctttttttatgattctAATCAAAATGTTATACGACTTATATCTGATGACATTATACCTCGATGGATAACATGTTCAGAAATTTTGGATCATCATACTATTATTGCTGCGGACAAGTTCGATTctgttttcattttgagG GTCCCGGAGGAAGCGAAACAAGAGGAATATGGAATAGCTAACAAATGCTGGTATGGTGGAGAAGTAATCAATAGCTCaacaaaaaatagaaaG ATGGAACACATCATGAGTTTTCATATTGGAGAAATTGTCACGTCCTTACAAAAAGTCAAATTATCTCCCGTAAGCAGTgaatgtataatatattccaCCATAATGGGAACCATAGGAGCCTTTATTCCATATGATAACAAAGAAGAA TTGGAACTAACTCAACATttagaaataattttaaggACAGAAAAACATGCTCTTTGTGGAAGAGAgcacatattttttcgttCCTATTATCACCCAGTTCAG cATGTTATTGATGGAGATTTATGCGAACAATTTTCGAGCTTGCCATTTGAAGTTCAAAGAAAGATTGGATCCGACTTAGAAAAAACACCAGACGAAATTTTAAGAAAATTAGAAGAcataagaaataaaatactttaa
- a CDS encoding PIH1 domain-containing protein, putative, whose protein sequence is MEQIYQYYFQQPNKNFEFNSENLNNLIQNKKTIKITPQKGYVIKTYDKNGEKVYFNICSSNLISEFHFKKIPDLNNEEGLRIPLSIGEEKTKEDKKGNKYKTYDIVLNTKIVTQSKTDSHLKKIIAELVQAAIKNKYKTETYSNLYFFPDHKYKGNYPEDQFIKDDQQHKFEIVEEGEKKEKNINTNNNYNNKNEDKVINIEKILTVKEPQWDMWFVNKNVFEEKYKKMDKFYIPYIRMFPIDNAIYCFDFKPPFLNTNERKKNYNTNFRSFLNDYNIDLDDEFLSYEQVDNTICIIQIQLPFFIFAHRNMNSLINIFPINQFLNMYISDECLKILFKKSPLFPTEYNPPYKSFTIRFPFYYKSSKVISQYLEKYTLLNVIIPVTKNSSFSIIFKEIVRSKNDDVFSDEEEESSCDSIF, encoded by the exons ATGGAACAAATTTACcagtattattttcaacAACCAAATAAGAATTTCGAATTTAATTCAGAGAatctaaataatttaatacaaaataaaaaaacgatTAAAATAACTCCACAAAAAGGTTATGTGATAAAGacatatgataaaaatggagaaaaagtttattttaatatatgttcttctaatttaatttcagaattccattttaaaaaaattcctGATTTAAACAATGAAGAGGGACTAAGAATACCTTTAAGTATAGGtgaagaaaaaacaaaagaagataaaaaagggaataaatataagacTTATGATATTGTTCTTAACACAAAAATTGTTACACAAAGTAAAACTGATtctcatttaaaaaaaataatagctGAATTAGTTCAGGCAGctatcaaaaataaatacaaaacaGAAACatattcaaatttatatttttttcctgatcataaatataaag GTAATTACCCCGAGGATCAGTTCATAAAAGATGACCAACAACATAAGTTTGAAATTGTAGAAGAAGGtgaaaagaaagaaaaaaatataaacactaataataattataataacaaaaatgaagataaagtaattaatatagaaaaaatattaactgTAAAAGAACCACAATGGGATATGTGgtttgttaataaaaatgtatttgaagaaaaatataaaaaaatggataaattttatatacctTACATACGTATGTTTCCGATAGACAATGCAATTTATTGTTTCGATTTTAAACCTCCATTTTTAAACACtaatgaaagaaaaaaaaattataatacaaattttcgatcttttttaaatgattataatattgatttagatgatgaatttttatcatatgaACAAGTTGATAACactatttgtattattcaaattcaactccctttttttatttttgccCATCGTAATATGAACagtttaattaatatttttcctaTTAACCAATTTCTGAATATGTACATAAGTGATGAATGTTTGAAAAtcctttttaaaaa aTCACCACTTTTCCCGACAGAATATAATCCACCATATAAAAGCTTCACTATTcgttttcctttttattataaatctTCAAAAGTAATATCACAATatttggaaaaatataccTTGTTAAATGTTATAATACCAGTCACCAAAAATAGTTCATTctcaataatatttaaagaaattGTCAGAAGCAAAAATGATGATGTCTTTTCAGATGAAGAAGAGGAATCTAGTTGTGattctatattttga
- a CDS encoding inorganic pyrophosphatase, putative codes for MEINCNSKYHETPINLMSNQNNKTFFKNYSYQNVNTMEDGEKNEKKKKKIFSGKFSGYKKLKFLRFCKLYIKKPKRQRILINIFIFFVFLLILYICYKKINNIKTNFLIALVLYSLYFLLFSLYIFSTIMNTENKSYEIIKDTENMSKRNKLIEMPSKGMYLQCYPGNFSYNKNEKYYKTYENCYIKMNRENNNINYNDSKNVSKYEYIDDSNKMIDKLGDDCEMISIESIAKPIKEGAEGFFTVQYNYIFKVSIFFTILILLLHIIRGNDMKFPQEFGYIQNNPVLDTCILNTNQNICYVVISPLSYGLITCASFLLGAICSSLAAYSGIYVSIRANMKVSKAATYSYNKTLVTCFRSGTVSAIVNISLVIFGISSLLLIVNILYPTISFTKYPTIIVGYGFGASLVAMIYQLAGGIYTKAADIGADLVGKIEKNIPEDDARNPAVIADLVGDNVGDCAGQCADLFESISAEIIASMILGGALCENNIISDSVCSYFVLFPLFIHSMDLFVSTIGSYLVYTTKDNLLLGGGKKNFEKNSLNFNEIISENLEDPLKIMLKAYFITCGFSILGFSLLCKFLFSSIGSVTNIEDGTYNITKGNAWIYFSLCGIIGMICSYLFVISTRYYTDSSYPKVKKIAHASLSGPATNIIAGLYVGLESTFFPIIIICISLLCSYYLGIQSNIKKGSDVINGLYGTSIATMGMLSTSVFILSMSNFGPIADNAGGIAQMSKQPEYVRTITDKLDVVGNVTKANTKGYSVGSAALACFLLFSAFLSEVSDISGTTFATVDIALPEVFIGGILGSAIVFLFAGWSLDAVGNTAEEVLKEVRRQFNEHPGILSYKEKPDYHKCVYIISKRALNETFKPGMLGILAPIIIGILFKFIGVLQNNKLLGAQVMASFIMFSTSTGILMALFLNNAGGAWDNAKKYIETGIYGGKNSPAHISSVIGDTVGDPCKDTAGPSIHVLIKLISTITMVITPLIASSPNK; via the exons atggAAATTAATTGTAATTCAAAGTATCACGAAACACCAATAAACTTGATGAGTAACCAAAacaataaaacattttttaaaaattatagttACCAAAATGTAAATACAATGGAAGAtggtgaaaaaaatgaaaaaaaaaaaaaaaaaatattttcaggAAAATTTAGTGGatataaaaagttaaaaTTTCTTAgattttgtaaattatatattaaaaagcCAAAAAGACAACGAATATTaattaacatatttatattttttgtattcttattaatactatatatatgttacaaaaaaataaataatattaaaacaaattttttgaTTGCCTTAGTTCTTTAcagtttatattttttattattttctctttatatttttagtaCAATAATGAATACCGAAAATAAATCTTATGAAATTATTAAAGATACTGAAAATATGTCTAAAAGAAATAAGTTAATTGAAATGCCATCAAAGGGAATGTATTTACAATGTTACCCTGgaaatttttcatataataaaaatgaaaaatattataaaacatatgaaaattgttatataaaaatgaatcgtgaaaataataatataaattataatgattCTAAAAATGTATCCAAATATGAGTATATAGATGATAGCAATAAAATGATTGATAAACTTGGTGATGATTGTGAAATGATTTCTATTGAAAGCATAGCAAAACCAATAAAAGAAGGTGCAGAAGGATTTTTTACTGttcaatataattatatttttaaggtatctattttttttacaatattaattttattattacatataattaGAGGAAATGATATGAAATTTCCACAGGAATTTGGATATATCCAAAATAATCCTGTTTTAGATACATGTATTTTAAATACCaatcaaaatatttgttatgTTGTTATATCTCCATTATCATATGGTCTAATAACTTGCGcctcatttttattaggaGCTATTTGTAGTTCATTAGCGGCTTATAGCGGAATTTATGTTTCAATAAGAGCTAACATGAAAGTATCAAAAGCAGCtacatattcatataataaaactttAGTAACATGTTTTAGAAGTGGAACCGTAAGTGctattgtaaatatatcCTTAGTAATATTTGGTATTTCATCATTGTTATTaatagtaaatatattatacccAACTATAtcttttacaaaatatccAACCATAATTGTTGGTTATGGTTTTGGCGCATCCTTAGTCGCAATGATATATCAATTAGCTGGtggtatatatacaaaagcTGCAGATATAGGTGCTGATTTAGTAggaaaaattgaaaaaaatattccagAAGATGATGCAAGAAATCCAGCAGTTATAGCTGATTTAGTAGGTGATAATGTTGGTGACTGTGCAGGGCAATGTGCTGATTTATTTGAATCGATATCTGCTGAAATTATTGCATCTATGATATTAGGGGGTGCATTATgcgaaaataatataatctCGGATTCTGTTTGTagttattttgttttatttcctttatttatacattcAATGGATTTATTTGTATCAACAATAGGTTCATATTTAGTTTACACAACAAAGGATAATCTGTTATTAGGGGGtggtaaaaaaaattttgaaaaaaatagtttgaattttaatgaaataatttcaGAAAATTTAGAAGATccattaaaaattatgttaaAGGCATACTTTATAACTTGTGGTTTTTCTATTTTAggattttctttattatgtaaatttttatttagtaGTATTGGTAGTGTTACAAATATTGAAGATGGAActtataatataacaaaagGAAATGCAtggatttatttttcactTTGTGGAATTATTGGAATgatttgttcatatttatttgtcaTATCTACACGATATTATACAGATTCATCTTATCcaaaagttaaaaaaatagcacATGCATCTTTAAGTGGACCAGccacaaatataatagcTGGGTTATATGTTGGGCTTGAATCGACATTTTTTCcgattataattatatgtatatcaTTGTTATGTTCCTATTATTTAGGAATCCAaagtaatataaaaaaaggaagTGATGTGATAAATGGTTTATATGGTACATCTATTGCAACAATGGGAATGTTATCAACATCTGTTTTCATATTAAGTATGTCAAATTTTGGACCAATAGCTGACAATGCAGGAGGAATTGCACAAATGTCTAAACAACCTGAATATGTAAGGACAATAACAGATAAGTTAGATGTAGTTGGAAATGTAACGAAAGCTAATACAAAGGGATATAGTGTCGGTTCTGCTGCACTTgcatgttttttattattttcagcATTTCTTAGTGAAGTGTCTGATATATCAGGAACAACATTTGCAACTGTAGACATTGCATTACCAGAAGTATTTATAGGAGGTATTCTGGGTTCTgcaattgtttttttatttgctgGATGGTCTTTAGATGCAGTTGGAAATACAGCAGAGGAAGTTTTAAAAGAAGTTAGAAGGCAATTTAATGAACATCCAGGAATTTTATCATACAAAGAAAAACCAGATTATCataaatgtgtatatataataagcAAAAGAGCATTGAACGAAACATTTAAACCTGGAATGTTAGGTATTTTAGCTCCTATAATAATaggtattttatttaaatttataggAGTTTTACaaaacaataaattattagGAGCACAAGTCATGGCTTCTTTTATAATGTTTTCAACTTCTACGGGTATACTTATGGCTTTATTTCTAAATAATGCTGGTGGGGCTTGGGATAATgcaaagaaatatatagaaactGGTATATATGGTGGGAAAAATAGTCCAGCTCATATTTCTAGTGTTATAGGAGACACGGTTGGCGATCCATGTAAAGATACTGCTGGTCCTTCTATACATGTTCTTATAAAACTGATTTCAACCATAACCATg GTGATAACCCCTCTAATAGCTTCAAGCccaaacaaataa